aagtgataaaattattatttatcgtggaTGCACGATATACAATGTGTCCACACGGTTTTCAACAATTTGCAATGTAGTAAAAGAGAGTTATTAAGATAAGATTTATCTGCATCATTATGTGCACAACGCATAACGATAACGGACATTTTGAAAATCCAAGGTTAGcctaatataaattctaaattcgaaatcatattattttctcttttctattatatatttacactgatgtttatcgattttaagattaatttcgtggaaagaaataaattctttcggATTATCTTTATTACGCTCGTGATaaaagcaattattttttaaaactaagcTTGCTCTTTAATAACGAatcatttaaatgtttttcaatagagttatataaattttttctattcgtaTATGTATTCGTAAGGGACACAGTTCACATGACTTTGAGATTAATTCCAttgaaatatctaatattgctcttgaaatattttaatcatggaaaaatatattgatattatcttatattatgtaagtatatatatatatatatatatatataaagataaaaaagtatatttctaaaatatgttGTTGTTTTgagataatgaatttaaagccCGTAAAGGACACAAGCTTAACTCAATTTCACATAATCTGAAgattaatttcgttaaatcCAATATTATTCTTGCATTTGAGAGATTTTATGATATGTACATAATacgaatatgaaattatttatcaatacacgaggattatttattttttttttttttcttttcttttttatttcgtctCGTTTGCCTTACGAaagatatcatattatatagataacaCATTTTGAatctcgatatttattaatattttttaactcgttaaatcgagataaataataattgataataattgataattaagttTGTTGTTGAGATTTAGTTTAGATTTAATGCCTAGATTTATTTTAGTCGATATTGATTTCATCAATTCAATAAGCAAACATGgaggaaagataaaaatttaatatttttttttttttacaaatcaatAGAATTTGTTCTTATTggcttatatataaatttgaaaagtttttttttgaaaaatttcagaaatcaaaaattcgtACTTTCTCTTTTGATCAGTTTCAGgatacttttgaaaattttgaaaatttcgaaatcacataaaatttcgcgaatttaagaatcaaattttttggaTCCACATCTATAGTTTATGTGCTTCATTATACAAAGGCACAATCTGGATTTACAATGATAAATGATTACCACATTTGCTACAGATgacatcaattattttatatgtgcaGATGACGCCAAATAACATTATCATTTGTTTCACGTttcatttgttaataatacatatacgttttgcatatttattgAAGAACGCGTGATATTATACGTGGATACATATTTGTTTGAGATACCgcatagattaatttaattaaaatttaattaaaatcctaTAGAGAcactgttaaattaattttggattaatataatatttctcaaattcaaGTTAGAATTCTAGCATAAATTTCTCCAGatacttttgaatatttaatatgtaaaaaattagaacaagttgaaaaaatttcatatttgcaCTTCTTCACATAGTATTAATGAgtaaatggattttttttttgacttacTAAAAGCATTAATAAAAGtgttcatattttcaaatatttgctattcaaatattatttcttttatttaaaacgtaaATATACAATCGTGAATTTTGTATAGTATAGTAATCTTGTTTGttgtatattatgttaattattgttaattttgtatagtaatctttaaaaaaaagtaataaataattaataataattattaaataagtaataataagtaataataatttgtaataatagtaataataatagtaatctttaaaaatgtaacattATTTACACGAATGTATTATGTTGCCACttttagttaaaatttgttatctaataatttgaaagaagttTTAACAAGTTTGTAGCGTATCATtattaggaaaaaataaattaaactgtcTTACTTTACAACTTAAATCTTTGCAAAGTTCGTATATGAGTTTTGtaactttattataaagagataaaagatGCATAgaacttgaaatttttataaaaatgaaaaaaggctaggtaaaatattttactttaagaCGATGAACGTACAATTCTTGTTTACCTTCTTTATAAAGTTTCTTTAtctacttctctctctctctttttttttataattgaaaatcaatggAAATCATAACTTTTCTAATATGGAGATAATAATCTGGAagagttttatattatctgaaattttttattattgatagaattaattttatccaatttattttcattatttttaagttcaattaattattttttatgattttaatatttaaaaattaataaataataataattaaactatttaaaaataatttcttgtctaaagaacaattttcaggacttatttgtaaatatctttgtttcatgaacttattttatatactcattttatttgaaataattatttgctctctttatttgttatttttatttcgaattaaaacttACTCCTATCTATGAGAAACCAGATATGTCAAAATCCGGGATTAGAATGATTAACATTCTCTGTAAATTAGttggttttatttattcttataaatgtGAACGATATCGATTGGcatttatttcacttattatagattttatgtattagtaaaagaatatatattgtaatactgatagcattataaaaatttagaataaaaaaaatttagtagaaatattaacattaaaaatattaaattcttgagcaaatttttttttgtaattattaaaaattaattttgtcttttataaaaatatatttcaattatatcttatatcttaaattaaaattattattttgattacttTAATCATAACTATTTCTTAAgcaatgtatatgtatatatccagattattatgaaatatatccaGGTTATTATGAAAGTTTATACATGTTTCAACATactaaatattgtaatatatattctttttctgatattttatctatatttgtatattttatacatttttttctatctcttttatatgataactaaaataaatatgtataaatacatgtgtcaaattgaataataataatacaataaaatttcatttgtctAAATTCATCATAGAACATTGAACatagaattgaatttcatagaatatatacaatacaagTTTGCTGCCTTTTTCGTTCAAAGGGATTCGATTGATAGAAATACAAATCGATTTGTATGGAAGCTAAAGTTttcaataaatacatttaaatgaatgaaatttcattatataattaatttgataatacaaaaatataattcgttatataaatttttttatgtatgttattaaatatagtttatcagaatgttgataaataaaaaaataataaaacataaaacataaaagtagcgagagaatatttcttaaattcttaattctgaAATTTAGCCAAGAAGCAgtaaaagaatattcttcGGAAACTTACGTACTTTACACTTGAAATGTAGccaaaaagtaataaaaaatatattatgatcattttaaaaggaagaaaatcattatttagaaACAAAATGGCTGCAAATATTTGTTCGAATAACGATTTaccaagaaaataaaatctttctttttgaatcGAGTTCAAAATTAGTATCAGTGAACCAAACCAAATTTACTTTatcttgtaattattaaaaatgtgtatAATGCAAAAGCTTTTagcaaaattatagatttttattaaataagaaacaaagttaaatgaaataaagtgaAGACAGAACGTTATTTTTCTAACTCTGTCTCATTTTATCTAGCTTTCCAAttgcttattaattaatttattaattaccttaacaatatactttatttttcatcatttgtaatatttctaaattatacattgaatTATAGCTTTAATAGtaaatgaatatatctattcatatttcttttttcaattccttTCACAAttgaatacatttattatttttctttctatcatataaaatattttatctataacatcacttatttatataattattcaacacATTCGTtcaaaactaaatttttaaaacatgttTGAagctgaaaaaaatgaaagtaacagtaaaattatataaaattgaaatttcgtttgATTGATccaattgaaaaacaaaaataatgaatttgaaaatgtttttgcAACTTTTacatactaaaaaaaaaaaaaaaaataatgataacaaGAAGAAAACTAACACCGTAGAATCTACTTCAATTCTCCCTCTTaacacattttttatttcttttcttttttttacgtttacctagttatttttagaaatattcgtTACGTGGATCTCTCGGTGTAACTGTAACGTTGTTGAATATTTGATGACATTTTTGATTAACGTTTCACAGAGTAAGCGCAGCCATCTTTTATCTCGCTCGCATCATCACGAAATATCAGGAAGCAACATTCGTGACATTAGCTCACATGACCAGTAGAAGACGGATGAAAACGATAATTTCGTGTTTAGTCGTATCGTGTGTATCATCCAACTTAAGCTGCGGAGCTTAAAAGCCTTTTCCAACTCTGGGTTGTCGCGGTGGTGCACGCACACGATCAATACAAACTTCTTGCCTATCATCATTGTTTGTTTCCAGAACGAGATGGGGATCGTGTTTATGGATcggatctatttttaaatttgaatttgaaatcgtagatttgtttctttttcctttcttctgattattttaacgaaattttagaattaaatctcTTTCAAACAGATTTGCTTTAAATTGTGTgagctgaaaaaaaaaagagaaaattattctctgtCAGAGAGAAATAGCGTTGTTGGATTAGTTGATctgtttttaaattgaaacgatattgagaaattgtttcttttattattatagaggaATTTTAATAgggatgaaatttaatttttggaattatggaaatttcgaCACTcagaatatttatcttttccttttttttcttcaaaaggattaggtatattgaaattttataattttttgaaaaagtttttcaaattcagtttatatttaaattaaatttttgtattttgttccTTCTTCatccaaattattataatgaattatttaagttaaagaaaaatcatatcgTACaacattcttttatataaattattctttaaattttcgagaatttaaaaaatcacaaaaatataaaaaatttgaatcttgaaatctcttttaaattataagtttaaataaaaatttgaataataattgattgagaaatcgttattttaaaatttttttaaattttgtatgtttttacttgtacaatatttttttcagcagaagaagaatattgcaaaagtataatagaaaattttaaacattttatcaattgaaaaacatgtaatattaaaaaaaaaagaaaacagataGAATCAAATGagtaatagaaaaatgataaaattacaatgaagTTTATTTGATGTATGAAATAatggatattataaattaattttttactaatttaataacaagacAATATCAAGTAATATATGATTATGTTATCAATTAATCAAactactatatttattatactatatgatttttatatattaattaattagtccattttattttatagtacttttttatagtatcatttttattataactacaaaaatttgtagaaatgAAACATGAACTATGATTatgaaaagaaacatttcattaaagtaaaaatatttaaaaatattttttttatagtcacatatgcatatttattgaagaagaagaaatatctctTTCAATGTAGATAATTAAAGTAGATatcaataaatcatataagcttctttatatttaattatgcacAGATATCTTTATGACATCATCatcttcaatattttccattattgtacaagaattttatttttcattataagtaaacaaattttaaacattaattctCTAATGCTTGTTTgaagaaataagataataatcctAATTGTTTAAACTTCTGTTTAATTCATCTAAAAcccattttctttattttctttacttttcctAGTGTTAGAGCTAATCTTATTTcttactttatttcttttgttaattGCAGTGGATTTATTTCAGTAAtacttcttaaaatattatcattgagagaatttttcgatttttctctcgataaattttttaaaaatggaattaaattttaaaaattacaattaaataatatttatatgtataatattatatttttcaaatgctAACTTTAGCaatttttgtgatattttcattggttttaaatatatgtaaaaaatagattatgatatatatatatgtatataataatttttattgcagaataaggtattaaaaatatttttcagttttgAAGTTAACCTTATAAACTTTTTGTCAACAAGAATCATAATTTCAAGAATAAGTCACACAAAATTAATCTCTTGCATTTCCAGAAGATAAATgacttcattatataaatgttaatttatgtatgctgcataaaaattatcatatatcatcCTACACATTAACTCCTATACAGATCATACTCTAATGGATTcttccttttaaaatatattgtaaatgttattataaatgttacaatttctaaaaaagatcaatctcttttaaaaaattataaattcaatcaatcatttaagtaaataagagttctaataaaatattaaaaaaaaatatataaatacatataaaaaattaattgaaaaaaagaaataaagaaaattctaaatcaaaattgctttgattaaaatctgaattgatcaacaaatttttaaatattacttaaaaattacttaaaaatttgtattttcatttactttataaatttattttctataatttaatttttattttcaataaataactcttcttattataaattcaaaaataatttttgaattttttaatatcataaacatcatacatatttattttacaaacaaaaataaatttataatataagagaaaagaaaaaaaaatattaaaaatattaaaaaagaaattattttacagaaatgaaaaattttgcttataaaaatctgaaaacatgcaaaagtaaatttttttccattccaagaaataatcgtgtaatttttataatggcACTGGGAATGGATCGAATAAATTAGATCCAAGATGAGATTTTTGCCaaattttcgtataaaagAATAACTTCACATCGAATTTTCTCTCGTGGTCGTGGATATCAATGGACCAACTAGCCTAGTTTTCAGCATGGTTTGTTATGCGCACTCGAGACAAAGATATCGTGAATCGTGTACGTACACGGCCTACTACGTGTATTGCATTCACACAaacacgcacgcacacgcacacacaaaCGATCAGTTGTTTATACGGTGCATTCTCATTGTTTTTAGGACAATGCAACAAGTGATGCGACGACAAGCAATGTCAGTTTCATCGGAGAAAATGCGACAGGGGTGCACATTGACTGGGGAATGGTAAAGTTTGTATGTGCTCCACTTTTCACAATTCAATCATGCaacgcatacacacacacatacgatACGTGAAAGTATTCcagattttcgaatatttcccgTTGAAATCTTTGGCGACGCTTCGcattgttcttttttcttcatttttttttttggtttctttttttgtttcaattgtGACGATATcactttgtttaaaaatactgGTAACTGGAAGTGTTTGCAGTAGAAGATTTTTGgtttcttaaaagaaaagaaataattaaaaaataattgtcattttatatttgtcaaatataaaatttttatataacattggaatgataaatcttgaaaattttcattacaaaattttctataaaaataaataattgtacataaaagaaattgtgaaagatcattaaaaattatttttttataattttgagggATTTAcaatttggaattaaaatttatattatttaaatttaaatttatattatattagacaatattaaaaaagttaatctaCTATGTTCTTTTTatgtattacatttttaatcattgtacaaatattttttaaaatcttgcgTTTTTTATCTTCCAAACGTACAGTTATCAATCagtttaaatctaaatttaatttggaataCTTAATACTggcttattaatatttattaactgtgaaatatttatgaattttttagcTAATTTGatccatatattatatatatatatatatatacttttcagatttttcatGGCGTTATAGTGTCAGCGTCGCAAGTAGTAGCAGTCGAAAATGCTATTACAGGTTGCGTCGTTTATTTGGCTATTCTACTTTTTTCGCCAAAGGCAGCTAGTTTTGCTTTCTTGGGGGCATTTATGGGTTCATTGACgggtattatattatttttacaaatctttactttattcgtaaataatatttaacctaTATACATAGGAtagaacgaaaaaataaaaaatatatgattatttttttaaataatactttctctaaaaattatttgcagtacaaaagttttaaaatttcagatttttattttttttaaacatattttttgactttttattccttatttttattgtattacaaaatgaatatataatgatgtttataaaattatttttataattagtaaaaaatattatttgctttaaacaaaaattaagcTATAATCAGAAATGAATAagatcaatgaaaataataattttcaagtttttttgcaatgattttataaaaacttttcaaatcaaattctgattttcaacttttgtttatttgttaaaataacaaaatgaatgataaaagaagaatttttttccccctaatacatatatatatatatatatatatcttttttctttttttagcttTAATATTTGGAGCATcgattgatgaaatatatagtgGCTTTTGGGGTTTCAACACTTTATTGACAGGAATATCATTAGGTGGATTCTTCTATACGTTTAATGGACAAATGGTTGCAGCCACGATTGTAGCAATTGTCTACACTATGATAGTACAATATTCTATATTgttcctttttaaaaatgtaattaaatttaatttattattttatacttttgataaatttgttaaaaacaatattttcacattcattgttgacatatatattttaaagtaactGGTTTTTGATATCCATAATGAATaaccaaataattttttgtgcaGTTGAAATTGCCAATATTATCACTGCCATTTATTTTGGTGACTTCATTGTTTCtgaaattaagaaacaattcAGGAAACAAAACTTCGTCACAATCACCGTCCGTTCCATCTTCGCAGAAACAAAGTCAGGATTATCTTGCCAACCAATTTCATCTCATTCCACAAGtatgtatacattttatttcttttctattttcttattatgactatttaacaatattttttttaagattagtaATTCATTTCTGAGCTAATCTCTTAACTAAggaatatgttttatttgaaattgatttataataaaaactgagtatttaatattattatttttaatatcaagttTCAATTTgcaataacataaataattcattgttcTGAAATTGTTTAACATAATCCATacttatcttattaaattttataaagataaattgctttttattatgtaaatttttagaatttttataactaaaaGAACagactatttatttttaaactaaatttaatataacttttctaacatgaatcatataataaataatatttataaaattaaattgtttgcattaaattaatctttaattcatatctaaaaattttttaagaaaaaatttattttttcattttcatttcattaatttttcaatattcaatattaaaacatcttcaatcaattttcaatgataatttataacattaaaactatatttgcaaatatagaatatcaatttcgcgtataattttaatcacgatgcaattaatcgtataattgaagaagtttgatatatatattatgatagaaACTTATTGTAATAGGAACTTTGAAAATCGATTTCTATCCTAATCGAGGTTAGCCTGCTTTTATAGGATACCTAGGAATGATGTATGGTGGATGTGGTTTCATTGTATCAAAAGGTTGAATATCGGTGAAAGTATTCAGTGacacattcaatttttattttattcgaaaaagagaaagaataataaaaataatataaaagattataatacatatgaagaaaattatacaaatttgaagaaagtagattttttaaatggatgaatgacatgtaaaaataaatataattctactctttttactttttccagTAATACAGGATTTTGcaagtaatattttctttattacaatgattttaattgaacAATTGAAACTTactaattaaatgaaatgagatggagataaattgtttataatttaataaataaaatcgacattttatttaaagaatttttgttttaggctttagaatcaaaaatattttatgaatatattgatattaaaaattctattttcaatatttaaaaaatgagaaataaaaaataaaaaaaatatataaatagaatatagtcattttcaactttaaattaaaataaatcaaattcgagtataaatattaaatactatttaatatttttaaataattttcttatgaaaatactttataattctatagaatttattttatttgaatttctcaTCAAAAAGGAATAAGGAATGTGttcttctttttgtaaattttaatttatcattcttctttttttttttcttacaggTAGATGATccagaaaatgataattataaagataaaaaaaatatgtccaCACTTgacgtttaataataaaataaaaaaataatgcaatatttgcatatatgtatatatttacacgatgtatatatatatgaaaaatgtagaataaaataattttttttataaaatcctttttttaaaacatacaatttcaatataaaatttatatttttctagtt
This DNA window, taken from Apis mellifera strain DH4 linkage group LG12, Amel_HAv3.1, whole genome shotgun sequence, encodes the following:
- the LOC100576458 gene encoding urea transporter 2, whose translation is MTVNEQLKESPRHDYSWPVFIGNFSILQEYLSEKESYLWSVVRLFDFLLRGFGQVVFSNNPISGLLIIISLGATSPGTLLFAAITGFLGLLLSMLLRDPQEHIANGLTVFNPLLVGAVSYALIPKVYGPFDSLSILLILLGTIFSVYMTRSMRDNKIPAMAWPFNLAEFALLLVLYAKHNGLDTAEKLQLMRMDNATSDATTSNVSFIGENATGVHIDWGMIFHGVIVSASQVVAVENAITGCVVYLAILLFSPKAASFAFLGAFMGSLTALIFGASIDEIYSGFWGFNTLLTGISLGGFFYTFNGQMVAATIVAIVYTMIVQYSILFLFKNLKLPILSLPFILVTSLFLKLRNNSGNKTSSQSPSVPSSQKQSQDYLANQFHLIPQVDDPENDNYKDKKNMSTLDV